In the Hyla sarda isolate aHylSar1 chromosome 9, aHylSar1.hap1, whole genome shotgun sequence genome, AAAAAGAACttactctgtattatacagcagcttataagtactggaaggattaagatttttaaatagaagtaatttacaaatctgtttaactttctggtaccagttaattaaaaaaaaaatgttttccaccgcaaTACCCCTTGAAGTGACATCTTGCTTGTAATTCAGCCATGAGTCACATTTATTTTTTGGTTTCTAAACAGTACGATCACTAGTTTTCTAGTATAGTATTTTAGAGAAGTTTGGCTACAGGTGGAGAGTAACCAGGTATGTGCATCCATGCTGTTTTCTAATACAGGAACTAGGTATCCCTGGGCATTCCAGTAGTTGGATAGTGACCATGTAGAAGGTATATCATGGGCAGAACTCCTTTGATTTTAAGAAATTGAAATTTTATGAACTAATCTTAATTGACCTTTTTTAATGCCTTCAGCTCTACTAATCCTATGTACCATTTTCTTTACAGCTCCGGAATCATGAGGGGGATTATCCTCTGGATTTTAACACTCACCTTGGGTGTAGCCGGTGCTCAGCTATGTCCCAAAAGATGTGTGTGCCAGAACCTTGCACAATCCTTGGCAATACTATGTGCTAAAACTGGACTGCTTTTCGTACCATCAGTCATTGATCGGAGGACAGTGGAGCTGAGACTCACCGACAACTTCATCACGGTGATCAGAAGAAAAGATTTTACCAATATGACCCGTCTACTCCACCTCACACTATCGAGAAACACCATCAGCCAAATCACGCCTTTCACCTTTGCCGATCTCCGTGGACTACGTGCTTTACACCTTGACAGCAACCGCATACTATCCATGGGGTACGAGCAGCTTCGAGGTCTGCAAaacctgagacatcttatcctcagCAACAACCAGCTCAGTGAAATCTCTCCAGGATCTTTTCAAGATTTTTTAGGCACATTAGAAGACCTAGACCTTTCCTATAACAACCTGGCGCAAATTCCTTGGCAAACCATCGCAAAATTGACCAATGTAAATTCTCTGAGCCTTGATCACAACCTTATTGACTTTGTGCCCAGCGGTGTCTTCACGAACCTTCACAAACTGGCCAGACTGGACATGACTTCTAATAAACTAAAGACCATTCCTCCAGATCCATTATTCCTACGGATTCCGGTCTATGCCAAGTCTAAAGGATCCCCCCTGTCCTCTCTTGTGTTGGGATTTGGGGGAAATCCCTTGCACTGCAATTGTGAGCTCCTGTGGCTCAGGCGATTTACTAGAGAAGATGACCTAGAGACGTGTGCATCACCAACAAATCTTTTAGGGAAGTATTTCTGGAGTATAGCAGAGGAGGAGTTCATGTGTGACTCTCCGGTTGTCACCCATCACTCGCCACACATATCTGTCATGGAGGGAGAAGCTGTTGTTCTCAAGTGCAAAGCTATAGGTGACCCCGAGCCTTCCATACACTGGGTGTCACCAGAAGGTAAGGTTGTCTCAAATTCTTCTCGTGCTATCTCCTATGAAAACGGGACCTTGGAAATCTCCATCACCACCGTCAGAGACAGTGGCATGTTTACTTGCATTGCATCAAATACTGCAGGGGATGCCACAGCATCTGTGGAGCTGGCGGTGAGCCCCTTGCCTCATCCCGCCAATGCTAGTCAAAGGGGCCACAGACCTGATAAAGGACCATCAGACATCCTCACACCAGCCAAGCCTGGAGCCTCCGGCAACCACTCTACGAACCACCCAGAGCGGAAGGTGATAACTACAGAACTAAGCCACAACTCCGCTCTTATACAGTGGTTTCTAGATAGGAATATTCCTGGGATTCGGATGTATCAGATTCAGTACAACAGCTCGACAGATGACAGTCTGATCTACAGGTGGGTGACGGAAAGTCAAAGTTATGAACGAGATCTCAGGTGTATGGTCTGTGATCAGGAGTCGTGTGTTCCTCTTGAAATTTTACTTTTGGTTACATAGGAACagtggtcaagtcctgggaaaaaaaagtgtgggaactcactcaagggctggtcctgtacgactcttgctaatgggaacagtgtttctgctgtgtaaacagtgcaggaactctgttcccatgtgttcctgcaggacttaaagggttactccacccctagaggtcccagcagcgggacccccgcaatctgggctgcagcaccccagacttccggtgcatggagcgaacttcgcttcgtaccggatgactggggatgcAGGGTGGAGGCATGTGACGttatggtcacgccccgctcgtgatgtcaaggccatgccccctcaatgcaagtctatgggagagggtgtgacgtccatcatgccccctcccatagacttgcattgagggggcatggccgtgatgtcacaagcagggcgcggccgtgatgtcacgagcctccggtgcggAACCctacgctctaaatgaatgccgggtgcagcatggagatcacTGGAGTCATCACGGAGAtcacgggacccctgtgatcagacatcttatcccctatcctttggacaggggataacatgtcaagGGCGAAGTACCGTTTTAAACCctatcagggctcaagtcctgcaggagcaCATGGGAACAAAGTTTTGGCACTTTTTCcatagcaggaacactgttcccattagcaggagttgtGCAGGACCAGTACATGCACTGATAATATTTCCATGTAAGTCATAAATTCCTGGTGCAGAACCAGGTCAATCGTGGCTACAACCCTGCCAGCTGTATACCCATAGTACAGCACACGGACTTGACCTTCTCCTGGCAGTGGTTTGGTAACAGATGGACAGTTGTGGCCAGATCCCATGTTGCTCGTGACCTTGCTAAGCTTCTATCAGCTCGGAAGCCAATATGCATGATAAGTGTTTTTCTCCCAGGGTTATAGTTTTGATATCCAAATAATGAAACTACTATTTTAAATGCACAATACTAAAAGTGGCCATAGACATAATAACCCAGATTAACCGATCTGTCTGAGACAATTATGTGTCGGATTtcagatagcaaccaatcagagttgaGTTTTTATTTATCAGATTGAGCATGTTAAATCAAAGCTgacttgtgattggttgctttctgTCTCATGTAGATTGATATATCTGGGTCAATGAATCTATGAACATCAATAATCAtaatcttcttaaaggggtactctggggggaaaacaatttttttttaatcaactagtgccagaaagttaaacagatttgtaaattacttctatttaaaaatcttaatccttccagtacttatcagtagctGTCTTACCAGCTactcctttctttttggatttcttttctgtttgaccacagtgctctctgctgacacctctgtccatgttaggaagcatccagagcaggagcaactccccatagcaaacctatgctgctctggaccgttcctgacatggacagaggtgtcagcagagagcacttcctgtggaacacagcagctgttgggtgtgtctcacttccagagttgtccagagagagagaggagagaagcagTTTTTTCAgcaaccttttccccaggagggtggcagactcctgggaagagcctcctgctatggacccacggccttccacctcccttactaggccggcggggggtgggagtgataGAGTTACGGCCgagtcagttgcaacggcgcctcctggaggcactaaagagaggagaaaggacgctcaaggtagagggaaaggagatggacctatctttctgggtggagagacatggtctgggagcattccgacagagaaatggggagaccgtatggtccctccagacacccgggcaggaggtaggtcgcaggaatgtggcccgtctggtctggaaaggcgaagatgcgtgcccccaaaggggcaaggtggtggagcttctcttccagATAGGTTTcggggctagggacatctttgccctgatccaccctttcggctcctctgagtttgacgtcagctttgttaggccggagggactagatctcttctggtctaattatgagctggtgaaaaatggcgagatttcgctgtaaaagcggtatctcgccagagtatggtaaagaaagtgaccgttttgacccgtaacgagtcactttcttgttatgacattatgacctggctgggcaggtacggggaggtgacggacatcccccggaagaactttgatgagcacaatatatggtctggggactggacgttttccgtccgtctcaggcgttcagggaacacggtcacccacattccttcagccgccttcctgggacgcgacaggattcagatcttctaccaggggcagccgaagctgtgtcacaggtgtggtgacccaaacaactttagtgccaactgcactcagcagatatgcgccctctgctgtggggtgagtcacctggcggccacctgtgggcagattcggtgtaacttgtgtggtgacttaggtcacccgttcagccggtgtccgcgctcgttctctaacgctgtgaccgccccgtctggggaaagcctaacggttgccccttcggggaggggaccagtggaggtgagggggcaccaaagccagtgaaggaaaaacataagaccccctctatgcggaggcgagaggagaagcgcagattggagagggcccttgagaatgcccaggtgccaggggtagctcggggtcccactccagacactggctcagaaggaggtcagaataactctgaggctttgggtgatgccaaactggatgaggagatagggagactgcgtagggaagaaggtcaagatgctccttcctccagtcatacctctgaatccgaaactgtggatgaggaggaggaggaggaggggcagacagtaaatggtggccagaaaaagaagaggaggaagtgtaagagtaaggcggcgccgtcctcctcttcagttgtagcctcagaccatagaaggagtctctgaccctctgatcgtccttttgaatcgatatgaggccctcggggatactatcTCCCCTCGGGTCAGGAAGCGGTgtggcctccaggaggtgccgagcctccttcctctggggtagtttcctcagggggagaggtaacaccaggtgccggaggtaaagatcctgggatggatatgtcccagagtttaaaaagaagtaaagggtcttcctctgattcagatgggggtggagggaaggagaggaagaaggtttaaggggtgaggccatctaactcaatcacccaggatggcggcactcaccccgctgacgctggcatctattaactgtgccagcataaagtcggatacggctatatttgcagcctttgattttctcggccgtgttgaagccgacattttctttttacaaaagaccaggttgtcagatcttgcctctctggtaaaagccaggagagagtggaggcgcagcccctcccactggtctcttgcggctgagccgtatagtggggtggcggtccttttttccgctcctgttgaatgcagacgggttattgagctagaaatggggaggtgcctgatcattgatACCTTCATGAAGGcaaaagagctccggctcattaacatctacgccccgcaaactaagcggggccataaagatctctttatgaggattaagccctttct is a window encoding:
- the LOC130290339 gene encoding leucine-rich repeat and fibronectin type III domain-containing protein 1-like protein translates to MQISSGIMRGIILWILTLTLGVAGAQLCPKRCVCQNLAQSLAILCAKTGLLFVPSVIDRRTVELRLTDNFITVIRRKDFTNMTRLLHLTLSRNTISQITPFTFADLRGLRALHLDSNRILSMGYEQLRGLQNLRHLILSNNQLSEISPGSFQDFLGTLEDLDLSYNNLAQIPWQTIAKLTNVNSLSLDHNLIDFVPSGVFTNLHKLARLDMTSNKLKTIPPDPLFLRIPVYAKSKGSPLSSLVLGFGGNPLHCNCELLWLRRFTREDDLETCASPTNLLGKYFWSIAEEEFMCDSPVVTHHSPHISVMEGEAVVLKCKAIGDPEPSIHWVSPEGKVVSNSSRAISYENGTLEISITTVRDSGMFTCIASNTAGDATASVELAVSPLPHPANASQRGHRPDKGPSDILTPAKPGASGNHSTNHPERKVITTELSHNSALIQWFLDRNIPGIRMYQIQYNSSTDDSLIYRMIPPNNQSFLINDLAPGREYDLCVLAVYDDGMTALTATRVVGCAQFNTKEENGQCQPLHTQFLGGTMIIIIGGIIVASVLVFIIILMIRYKVYSGQEEGGKARVSNVYSQTNGQQGMACAHSCVKLTGAPEELPLNTDFTTEEEVSQSTKPTQDACEPKCSVPIQGCKNSGEKRLSCEWTDVNI